The genomic stretch TGGTCGGTCTTGCCGTGGGCCTCGAAGGCGGCAGCGTCGCGGTAATTTTCGTAAAACAGGAAGACGGTCGGGTCGGAGTCGGAGACGTGGAGGGAGTAGGCGGGCACAGCGCCGGCCTCCTTTTCCTTGACGGCGGCGACCATCTCGGTGAGCGCGGCGCGGAGTTCGGCCTCCTTGCCGGGCTGCGCCTGGAGTTTGGCGACAATGGTGATCATGGTAGATACCTCGGGTGGGATGAGGGCGCATTCTACGGGCCGGGGGACGGTTGCGTGACAGGACCCACCGCGGCGCGGAGAATGCGCAGGCATGATGCTGCAGGGAATGCCTCCGGCACAGGCGGCTGCGTTGCGGGCTGCACTGGAGCAGCACCCGGCCGCAGCGGAGGGGGTGGAGTACCCGGGCTGGTACTTCCGGCGATGGCATTTCCTGCCTGAGGGCTACTTTTCTGCGCGGAGTGTGGCCCTCTACGAGCGCGTCATCCGGCCGGTGTACTGGGCGGGGAGCGAGCGCCGGGTCGCCGAGCTGCTGGCCGGCTGGCTACGGCGGACGGGGGCGCGCCGGGTGCTGGAGGTTGCCCCGGGACCGGGCATGCTGCTGGCGGCGCTGCGGGCGCGGCTGCCGGACGTTGAGTTCCGGGGTATTGAGCTTTCGCCGTTTTTTGTCGCAGCAGCCGCCCGGCGGCTCGGCGAGGGGGTCGTCGCCCATGGGGACGGGCGTGACCTGCGCCGGGTGGGCAGGGGGTTCGATGCGGTCATCGCCGCGCATTATGTTGGGCACCTGCCCCGGCACGAACAGCAGGCGGCGCTGGCGGCGCTGGCCGAGGCTGCACGTCCGGGCGGCAGCGTGGTGATGGTTGAGCACCGCTGGCACCGACTCCGGCTCCCCGGAGAGCTGCGGCCGGCGGCACGCCGTGCGGCCGGGTTTTCGACCGTGCAGTTTTACCGGCGGTTCG from Tepidiforma thermophila encodes the following:
- a CDS encoding putative quinol monooxygenase, whose protein sequence is MITIVAKLQAQPGKEAELRAALTEMVAAVKEKEAGAVPAYSLHVSDSDPTVFLFYENYRDAAAFEAHGKTDHMRALGAKLAGLLAGRPVIERYTKIAGVD
- a CDS encoding class I SAM-dependent methyltransferase is translated as MPPAQAAALRAALEQHPAAAEGVEYPGWYFRRWHFLPEGYFSARSVALYERVIRPVYWAGSERRVAELLAGWLRRTGARRVLEVAPGPGMLLAALRARLPDVEFRGIELSPFFVAAAARRLGEGVVAHGDGRDLRRVGRGFDAVIAAHYVGHLPRHEQQAALAALAEAARPGGSVVMVEHRWHRLRLPGELRPAARRAAGFSTVQFYRRFAGEGAGA